Genomic window (Daucus carota subsp. sativus chromosome 5, DH1 v3.0, whole genome shotgun sequence):
CTCTTTAGTTTTCTCTCTGTGCATGGTACAATGGTAGCTGTATACGTGTGTCTATAAATAACATGACAAGCAATATAAATCGTAAGAACAAACTGAATTTAGAAGAACACAGCAACATAAAGACCATGTGGAATAcataaaaagaattaaattcATGACCCAGAATCAGACCCTCCTAAGAGCAAGATTAAAACTAAAGTTAAAAATGACtataattattgttataatttgagACAATACCGTTcaagtaatattatataattttaaaataacatcaactatattaaaattttattaacttttttcaCCAAGTTCTAATTCTAAATGGTTGGATGATCTGGTAAGGATGAAATTCATGTTGTAACTCGATAGTATTCTAATGCGAGGTATTTAAAAGAGCTCAAACATAATTaagattaaatcaaatttttatttattacttcCACTGTCCCGGCAAGTTGTTACATTAcgttttgacacgcattttaaggttactataaattataattgtataatattttttgaataaaaatttttattcataaaaagcaATTCagtaaaattatgaaattatattttactagAGTTTCAAATATGTGCGAACAGTGAAGATAAACAGCCCGTCGAGGAAGGAGTATGTATTTAATACAAGAATAGGTTACACGGCGCATAGAATTCATTACAGGTTACTAATTCAGTACGTAAGCTGCAGACATTAGCCAAAGTAAGGATAGAAACATCAGTAACAGAGTTGTTTACACTTTTTCGTCagatataatataaatgataagttttgatgttaaaatacctaacaatattttaaatttattacgtctttcatgtgttttCAGCAAAAAGTTGTTATTAATCTCTCCAACAAGGCAACAACAATACGAAAAATAGTCTGAACATATAATACAATACCAAAATAGCCTGAATATATGACACAATCCCAATTCTAAATTATGttaaataaatagatatttgtatttatattataatttatgttgAAGGCTAGCTAAAATGTTTTTGcctatatgtatatttttttaaaaatatatattaaggtATACAGAAAAATGTATTTGAGGCAAGGCATCAGAAACTGCGGGAGTACGGTGGGCCGAAACTCTCACTGATCTTGTGAAATAAAGCTAACAGATTCTAACATTCTTGACTGTAGCTTGAAAACttaaatattatgtatatataaattactcccttcgtcccggGATAGTATATAGAGGGACGGGACCATCACGCATTTTAATATTTCCGTAAATTATAGTTATGTAAATTATTgttgatattttctttttctgaattaacgTTTGGATggtatattttaattcagaaaaaaaatcttaaaaataagttatggaagtATATTTTATTACAGTATTGAAATGTTTATGGGGTAGTTAAAAaaaacgtataaaattaaatgagataaatataaatagttACGATATTGTTCCAgatttttttaacttaaatattattttaatcgaGTAATGAAATCATCTCTTAATTAGGTGTacatatcaaataattaaaccCATTAGCCTCTCCACTTCATTACCTTACCGTCCACTAGCTAGCTTTCAAATACTTTATCTCCTTCATAAATTCAGCTTTATTGAATAGTTGGTTCTATTTCCTATTCTCTTCCTCACTAAAGTTAGGGTTTTTGAAGAGCTAGCTATATATATGATCTACCAAGCGCACACACACACCCAATACTCTTAAGTTCACTTTGTTAATTTAGTAAACAAAGTACAACAGTCTCAAGTACTGAAGAAAGATCATACCTCAAGCTGCAAGCTAGCTAGCTAGGACAATACATCTCGAAAAGGTAACCTGATCACTCTTAATGACTCCTCTCTGGCTCTCTCAGTTCATTTTGTTTCCTCTTTTTCATATAAACCTAGATcttatttatatactttcttgctgttaataatattttcaaaaggtAAAGTCTACCGTGATATATGTGTATTAGATCGGCTGATCTAGGGTTTAATTTGTTGAAATATTTGAGCAGCAAAAACTGCTTCTGTtctgaattaaatttttttgcagTGCTATTCTAGACTTGAAGAGAGATCACAATTATAAGTGCTTTCAGTGCTAGCTAGCTCTCATCAGATCCCATAGATACAGTACCCATGCTCTCGTAcatgcactacaagaaaagcagcTATTTTCGACCAAATATTTTTGActgtatttatttttgatcaTATTTGGTCGAAAATAGACGCCAGTCAAAATGCGCGGTCAGAAAATAGCCGTTTTTCTTACAGTGATGTgatactctatctcactgctactTTTTCTATAAACTAAATCTTTCTCATTTCTAGCTGCAAGCACACAGTCACacctttataattatatatattgactaaatatcttaattaaaatattaattatatacaagaaAGCCTGCATTAAGAGTAGTAAAagaaatttttgattaattataatagggatttatatatatgtaaaagtaAGAATGAACGAGGGAGAGGATCTGGGTCCTATATTAGGATATGATGTATACGAGCTAATATTAGCACCACTACTACTGTTTTAATATTCATTTCATGTATAATAGTTCTGCAAATTCAAATCTGCACCATAGATATAGTAGTGTTGTTAGTGCGGGTAAAAATGAATTGATATATTCTGTGAATACATTCATCTCAAATTCGACTTGACGACATAATGAGTTCAATTAATTATTGGAATTGTTGTTTTCCTCGACTAGAGGCATATGAAGTTTGACATAATTACCGAACAAATTATTCGCGGAACTCATTGTGAAGGTTAAAACTTTAATTCTTAGTTAGTATACGAGCATATGAAGTTTGTCGACTAGTGGCATATGAAGTTTCACATTAATCTGTGAAGGTGAACACAGAAATACTAATCAAAAGTAGGTGTTTTTATTgtgataaaaagaaaattaaatatataatacttaatATATGTGTACATCAAACAGAAAGGGAATTGATTTTACTGGTTTCCTAGTGGAAAATTTAGTTCAACtatgatttatatgtatatatatagttggtGCAGTTACCTAAATTAAACGTTAACTGATTGATGGCGGCTTCGTCCAACGTTGCAAGATACAACACACCTTGTGCTGCCTGCAAGTTTTTGAGGAGAAAGTGCATGCCCGATTGCATCTTCGCTCCTTACTTCCCACCAGAAGAACCCTCAAAATTCACCCATGTCCACAAAATCTTCGGGGCAAGCAACGTGTCAAAGCTCTTGCACGAGGTCCTCCCTCATCAAAGAGAAGACACCGTGAGTTCTCTGGCCTACGAAGCAGAGGCACGCGTGAGGGATCCTGTTTATGGCTGCGTTGGTGCCATTTCATTTCTGCAATTGCAAGTTGAGCGGCTTCAGAAGGAACTCGATGCGGCTAATGCAGAATTGGCTTATTATGCTTGCGCATGTTATAATAATTATCATCCGAATATCTGGAGTACTGTTGCATTGCCAAGGAATGCCTCGGTGCCGATTCATCCGATGAGCAATTGTGCTCAGATGAGGCCTGTTGAGGCGATTAATACAAGAGGAGCAGGAGTTGGTACTTATTCATTTCGAGGGAATGGCAAAAATGTTTCTGGCCAAGGAGGAGCTGCGGGACAAGGACCATGACTCTCTTCTCTATGCATATAGACCATGAACCATTTAGGGTTTCCGGGAATCTTAAATAAGCAGCTAGTATTGATTTTGTGCTTAAATAAAGAAGTGGGtctgagaagtaaataagtcaataaagtgtttgaaaaataatcaaaagctcttagagaagctagcattctcagcttcttaaaagtgctcctacttatttacacaaacaggtcgtgaaaagcagaagccagaagcaacttctgGTTCTTCAATACAAACAGTCCCCTAAGTAAGCATGCATGCTTGTGTACGCCGTTTGTATCAGGATTCCAAATAAATCGGGATAAAtataatgtaaaaataaatgtagggagtagtaataaattattttttttgcatttgTGGGAACTAATTATATAAAACTAAATGTAAGATTTCCGAAATTACTTGGGTGCTGCCCTTAGTTTCTTCCTGGCAGTTGGAGATTTCTGGGGATCTTCTGTCTTTGACAACTATCGAGGGTAGCATGATATATATTCTAGCTAGTGTTAAATTCCAAATTTAAAGTTTTCAGCTTTAAGATATATTTCCCCGGTCCCATTCAATTGTACAAGTTTGTGTTTTAcctgctcgacacgtattttaagactcttataataTATAGGCCATCTTTGAAAGTTAGAGGTTTGAGagaaaattagaggtttgaggtgttttagagatttgaccactaaaataagctaaaattagtgtttggtagttagcggattgaaatagatgttggatccaaaaagctaatttgaggagtttttttgGATTagcggttttggtttgtgtcagaaaaagctaatcaatcagctatttacaaAACAGTTTCAtgagaaacagctaattcatTTCGCTAGTCAAAACATGGTCCTGTTTGAGAATTAGcagttagctgttagcggattgaattagatttttgactagcggattgaattagatgtttctcgttaaactgtttggtaaataactgattgattagctttttctgacacaaaccaaaaccgcCAATCCAAAAAActctcaaagtagctttttcaaaattagctttttgaatccaaacctctatttcaatccgctaacaaccaaacactaatattagcttATTCTAATGgccaaatctctaaaatatctcaaacctctaattttacccAAAATCTCTAACTTCCAAATAGGCCCCTAATTCAATCAGCTGATCAAAACAGCTAATCGacccgctaacagctaaccgctaattctcAAACAGGACcatagttatataatttatttttaaaattttcttgttttatttaaaaatatgaatatcatATTTATTCGTGATGCGTCCTGTACTATTAGGCGGGACGGAGGAGTATACATAAGCTTGCTTGTTaacactccctccgtccccctcaattgtttaaatTGGAggggacacggagactaagacAAGACCAagacaatatatgaaaaatgagtaaagttagatgaaaagtgggtaaagtggtgggacctatcaatatttaataatagatttgagatattggaggaaagtagtgggtgtaatactagtttttattgttaaatatgagatagtaggggaagatagtgggtgtaatgataggaaaaacttactatgtaacgtaaagaaatgagagggacatcccaaaatagtaatcAGAGACATACCAAAATAGTAACGGTAAAGAAATGACAGGGACAGACGGAGTAAACGACTAGCATGCCTTCTAGCTAGATGACTAGGAGCATGTTGTTGTCTCTTGCTTATctaatgaatttaatttaaagttaaaaataatctGGAAATTAGTTAGATGGGAAGttaattagaaatatttttttggatgacttaattttttaaacttttttacttatgaaaatcataatttattcattaaatcattttttattattttttaataaccaataaattattaataagtcaaaaatatcaaaacgaACATTTTAAACTCCCAATTATCACATTAACAGCTggtttggatgagtttaaaattgtgatttaTGACTTTAAATGACTTATTGTAATAAGCTGAGAGTTCAAAATATCTTTTTTGGTAAAGTTTGATGTATTAATGACTTatgtgttattaaaaatataataataataataataataataataataataataataataataataataataataataataataataataataataataataataataaatgtaatgTATGGGTAATATATGATTTaggaatattttttataagaaaattttaaaaaattttaagatacCAAAAAAATACCTCAAACTAAGTTTTAACTTATTTATAAGTTTAAGCCAATTTCTAACttattatatcttttaaatttaaattaaaaattacttaaaatccgaattttaaacaaataaacCTACTTTAATTTACATGAAGTCATGAAATCATAAATAGTAAAACGGCCCCAGCTCAGTCCAACGGGCTTTAGATAAGTACTCAGAGTTACTTTATATATCTCTGCATAATATGAATCAGATTTGATGATTGCATTAGAtttcttgatatatatatacttgagtgCAAAAACGGCCTTAATAAATTGCCAGGCTCAGAAAATCTTGATTTTTGTTATACTCGTTTCCCATTTATTTCTATATAAATATAGTTAGTATTATGAGATGTCtttatataattcatatatatttcaaagtaaataaatttaaataatacaaaatattattataatcaataatttatattatttctattttatataataacaaatactaataaatttattattttcctccactatcttaaatttattattaaatataaattatttttttatcatttactcattttcatctaattttactaattatatattttttctgatttttgtGTCCAAAaataatagatataattcaATAAGCGGGAGACACTGCCCAATAAAATACAGAACGAAGAGCATTCTTTGTATGTTACAAATGCACTCACACATCTGGTATTCTGGTGACTGTATATACTTTCCTCCCGTCTAATTAGTTGTTTAGTTTGATTTAATGTAAGTATATTGgataaaattaatatcattggaaattgaatgtaattttttttttgagaatataattttcaatatttaaaataatatattttctctgTCCCAACCATTTCCTGACATTTAGGTGTCCATCCAAgttcttctttgaaatattatcaaaattggtGGGTCCCTCCACTTTTCTTCActtttgtaacatttttgatCAATATTCATTTTTGGTacttccaaaaaaaataaactatcaCACCTACTATTTTTTGACACTACTCTTCACTATTTTACtatctctctattttatactctttttactatctctctattttatactcgtttttttattaaataaacacttaCTATTACCCTACTACTTTCCTCCagtatctcaaatttattattaaatattgatagattccaccactttatccacttctcaactaaatttattatttttcttaatttatgtGAAAGTCAAACAAGTAGTAATTTCTTTTAAGTATACATGCAAGGCCTAACAAATTGTATGATTGTATGCATACGCCATACGGTGATAGGCTGATATAGCTGAGAAATACTCTTTGAGtttcatttaattctatacgttttttTCCAACTATTCGACACACATAACTTATTGTTGAGATTTCCGTACCGCGTCTCTGTCCTCCAATATATACTATccaggggacggagggaatatacACCAAATAATGTCCATGAAGGACCTCTACAGAAAAGAATGTACTCTAACCATTATGAAGATTTTATCATATTACTGATTGTCAGAAATAAATTGCACACTACCAGTTTGACGTCATGTACTACACCTGTTGATGCAGCTTTACAATAATGGCTCCCTTGTGGTTTCTACTCATCGTCACTGTATATGAAAACCTAAAAAATTGCCTGTAAAATCTGTAAAACTGATACTATGTgcctctatttttttttttactgacATGCAATGAATTTCAACAAGAGAGGTTACCCAGAAAGTAGGTGTAGTAAGTAACTGGTAAAGCATGGTTATTTCTGACAATATGCAACTACTCACAGTACTAGTACCCAACTAGCTAGCTCTCCAGTTACCTACGATAAAAATATTACCGGTTGTGTACTGTACAGTGAAGTTTTAATACAGTATGCTAATggttgattattatatttatatattatattataaatatttttatttattgtcgaACGAACACGAACTTCTCAAACTCGAACCGAACACGagcttaacgaaccgaacacgaaccgAGCAATctaaagttcggttcggttcgttaagcTTATCGGACATAAAATGTTGTTCGAACTCGTGTTTGGTAAGCTTACCGGACGAGATTACCGAACTCGAACACGAACCGAACCGAGCGAACTTATCGAACAGTTCGGTTCATTTACAGCTCTACACTCAAAACCTCTTCGTCGCTAATTCATCTATCAATAAATGATCTAAGCTTTTCCCTGAAAGCAGAACATCATGACACTCAAAATCTCTGTAAACCACGAGACCGagtctcaactactctaatacgCTGTCGCCAATaatcattcttatctaatgtCATATGTACCGTGAGATTTAGGGATCCCAAAtccaaacttaattgatcaAACCACGTCCAACCTCAATAGTCACCAGATGATATTTAGGATAATTTTTTGTGATATTTACAACTTATTAGGTATgaatattattaacataataataaaatatcataaattatttttaaaatgatcctatatatttttgtaatgtcatttttttaaaataaaactaaaatttaggatttttttaaaaacttgcTTTTAATAATCTATACAATCAAGAcgaataaaatgattttaacttattaatcagaatcagaaaaTCCCAATAAAACATTCATTTGAAAGCCTTCAttctatttattaaatttaaaatagttaTCAATGTTGATATTAGTACATGTTATTGCACTGGTATAATTGAGGCCAGATGAAATGGTTATTTAATATGAATTTTCTCCTTTTATccttttttgaaaatatgaaatatgtttattaGGTATCATTATTCAACATTATTCCTCGGCTCTCCCCCTCGTCTTTTTGCACCCTACCTAATTCATTTCCTATTAGTTTCATTACTTTTAATTAACAATACAAAGTTGTGATTTTTTAGATGATCATTATCTCATGATTAATTACTTGCACCCTTCGCGATCTAAATTTAATATGATCTACCAATACAAACGTCTGGTCAAGAATTAGC
Coding sequences:
- the LOC108223907 gene encoding LOB domain-containing protein 25-like, with protein sequence MAASSNVARYNTPCAACKFLRRKCMPDCIFAPYFPPEEPSKFTHVHKIFGASNVSKLLHEVLPHQREDTVSSLAYEAEARVRDPVYGCVGAISFLQLQVERLQKELDAANAELAYYACACYNNYHPNIWSTVALPRNASVPIHPMSNCAQMRPVEAINTRGAGVGTYSFRGNGKNVSGQGGAAGQGP